From the genome of Triticum aestivum cultivar Chinese Spring chromosome 3B, IWGSC CS RefSeq v2.1, whole genome shotgun sequence, one region includes:
- the LOC123071455 gene encoding uncharacterized protein, with translation MGIQVAPPSSSLGAGCMRLSRSPSSSSLATWSAGIARRRAGHAMVTRALSASIDSVGSHGGDDEEFLRRIQELAVGLHPGAGGCGWPASVERSASSVGLPLSLRMLKRKKRQQGQRGRWDERLLDRAGESGSGRGAVGRAFSSMVLIIRELQSFALQMRQALFYEDMQSVLARVHAEMDASFVWLFQHIFAGTPALMVSVMLLLANFTVYSMGDNIAMAANLPPPQPTVAAVAMLDAQHAEQSRPDQRFDSVSLNMFSIGRTASVDGNSGGGGKAPPVAGATGDDRSDESSYRQSGAVLPQDESQATPVGAAAEDTEDELVIWKRIADEATRMQASVRVEALMDPDILGQLVAPVEAKLDTEDVADYARTEQRYAMAVSEEPSNALLLANFAQFLYLVQRDHDRAEHYFKRAVRAEQPADAETLGWYATFLWKARNDLAAAEETFQEAIAAEPSNGHHAAAYAHFLWNTGGEDTCYPLD, from the exons ATGGGCATCCAGGTCGCGCCCCCCTCCTCTTCTCTGGGCGCCGGATGCATGAGGCTGTCGAGgtccccgtcgtcgtcgtcgctggcgaCCTGGAGCGCCGGCATCGCCCGCCGGCGCGCCGGGCACGCGATGGTTACGCGCGCCCTCAGCGCCAGCATCGACAGCGTCGGCAGCCACGGCGGGGATGACGAGGAGTTCCTGAGGAGGATCCAGGAGCTCGCTGTCGGGCTGCACCCGGGCGCCGGCGGCTGCGGCTGGCCGGCGAGCGTAGAGCGGAGCGCCAGCAGCGTCGGTCTGCCGCTGTCGCTCAGGATGCTCAAGCGCAAGAAGCGGCAGCAGGGGCAGCGCGGCCGGTGGGACGAGCGGCTGCTCGACCGCGCGGGCGAGTCCGGCTCCGGCCGCGGTGCGGTGGGGCGGGCGTTCTCGTCCATGGTGCTCATCATCCGGGAGCTCCAGAGCTTCGCGCTGCAGATGCGGCAGGCGCTCTTCTACGAGGACATGCAGAGCGTGCTCGCGCGCGTGCACGCCGAGATGGACGCCTCCTTCGTCTGGCTCTTCCAGCACATCTTCGCCGGCACCCCCGCCCTCATGGTCTCCGTCATGCTCCTCCTCGCCAACTTCACCGTCTACTCCATGGGTGACAACATCGCGATGGCGGCCAACCTCCCGCCTCCCCAGCCCACCGTGGCGGCCGTCGCAATGCTCGACGCCCAGCACGCGGAGCAGTCCCGTCCCGATCAGCGGTTCGACAGTGTGTCGCTCAACATGTTCTCCATTGGCCGCACGGCCTCGGTGGACGGGAacagcggcggcggtggcaaggCTCCGCCGGTTGCCGGGGCCACCGGCGACGATCGCTCGGACGAATCCTCGTACCGGCAAAGCGGCGCGGTGCTTCCCCAGGACGAGTCACAGGCGACGCCGGTGGGGGCGGCCGCGGAGGACACGGAGGACGAGCTGGTCATCTGGAAAAGGATAGCCGACGAGGCGACGAGAATGCAGGCGAGCGTGCGCGTGGAGGCTCTGATGGACCCGGACATCCTGGGGCAGCTCGTCGCGCCGGTGGAGGCGAAGCTGGACACGGAGGACGTGGCCGACTACGCGAGGACGGAGCAGAGATACGCGATGGCCGTGTCCGAGGAGCCCAGCAACGCGCTGCTGCTCGCCAACTTCGCGCAGTTCCTGTACCTGGTGCAGCGCGATCACGACCG GGCGGAGCACTACTTCAAGCGGGCGGTGCGCGCGGAGCAGCCGGCGGACGCGGAGACGCTGGGGTGGTACGCGACGTTCCTGTGGAAGGCGCGCAACGACCTGGCGGCCGCGGAGGAGACGTTCCAGGAGGCCATCGCCGCCGAGCCGAGCAACGGGCACCACGCGGCGGCCTACGCGCACTTCCTGTGGAACACGGGCGGCGAGGACACATGCTACCCCCTCGACTGA